In Tachypleus tridentatus isolate NWPU-2018 chromosome 7, ASM421037v1, whole genome shotgun sequence, a genomic segment contains:
- the LOC143257932 gene encoding THAP domain-containing protein 2-like → MVHSCCAFNCSNRHGQVENVSYYRFPKDPDRRRRWIAAVNRKNWTSPEHTRLCSKHFVSGTKSDDPLSPDYVPSIFHFTRSPLKRRKAAELCKHENRREVTKRRKEQQKRHEAAAGLLDLAFIESAGTAATDSSCTDSADELETT, encoded by the exons ATGGTACACtcgtgttgtgcatttaactgttcaaatcgacatggacaggtggaaaatgtgtcatactACAGATTTCCTAAAGATCCCGACCGAAGAAGACGATGGATTGCAGCTGTCAATAGGAAAAACTGGACATCCCCAGAGCACACCAgactttgtagtaaacattttgtgtcag ggacgaagagtgatgatcccctatcacctgactatgtaccttccatatttcattttacacgttcTCCCCTGAAGAGAAGGAAAGCTGCTGAATTGTGTAAACATGAAAACAGGAGAGAAGTgaccaaaaggagaaaagaacaacaaaagagacaTGAAGCTGCTGCTGGGCTGCTTGACCTTGCTTTCATAGAATCTGCTGGCACTGCTGCCACTGATAGCAGCTGTACTGATTCTGCTGATGAACTTGAAACAACCTAG